The Deltaproteobacteria bacterium genome segment CAAGACCAAGTAAACCGCCGCCCATGACCGCCACCTTATGACGTCCCTTTGCGTAGGCCATGATTGCATCAAGGTCCTCCAAGGTTCGGTAAACAAAGACTCCAGGCTTGTCGATTCCCTCTATGGTAGGGACAAACGGATAGGAACCCGTTGCGATAACCAGCTGGTCGTATCCCAGGCGAATGCCTCGAGAAGATTCCACATAACGTTCCTCCCGATTAATTTTTTCTACACGGTGACCGAGGAGGATGTGAACGTTATTTTCAAGGTACCAGTTCAGAGGCTTGAGGGTTAAATCCTGCGCCGTGGACCCATTGAAATATTCAGACAAATGAACGCGGTCGTAGGCCGGAATTTCTTCCTCGGCAAACGTTGCTATTTCAAGATGTTTGGTTTCATCAGACCGAGCTAAACACTGAAGTACTCGGCAACCCACCATTCCGTTGCCAATTACTACGACACGCCGTTTCGACATCGATTGAGATATTTGAGTACTTGTAACCATTCTATTTGCGACCTCCGTGCACAAATAGATTCGCAATTCACGTGCCAGTAGCCCGTGCCAAGCAAACCCCTAGAATAACTAGGCTTTCCAGAAGACATGGTTAAGGCGACCCGTAAAGGACATTCAAAAATGTAGATATAGCCCCGATTAGATACGATTTGGTTCCGATTAGGGCAGGCTTTATCGCATGTGTCTGAACGACGAAGATGTAGAATCAATCGGCAATTTAGGGTGAGGAATCAATCTTCAAGATATTTGGAGAAGAACATCCACATATCGGTACTGGAATCGATATCCATATTCCCCTCGGCACCCGGCCAATCGTGTCCGCCACCCATGACCTTGTAAAACCAAACTTCGTTCACCGTGGAGTCAGACCAATAACGCTCGAAAACAACACTGCTACCATCGTTGGTGTTCGTATCCTCAATATCAGTCGTCTCAGATTGCTCCAGGCCATTTAGGTTGACCCAGAAATCGATCATGGTGCGCATGTCTGGGTAGGCTCCCCAACCGTCATCATTGTCCATATCGCCTTCCCAGTAGGTCACATAATCCTCAGTACCATGGATTTCAAAAACAGGCATGGGGCTCTGGGGCTCACATCTGTCGTAGATAGACTGCAGTATCATTCCGGCTACCGGTGCAATGGCCTTGAAGACATCCGAGGCCTCACATGCAAGCAGGTAGCTCATATCCGCGCCATTAGACATCCCGGTGGCAAAGACATTCGTCTCGCTTAGGCTGTAAGTTTGTCTTAAGCTGGAAATGATTTCCTTAATAAAACCCACATCATCAACTTGAACATCACCATGGAAATCGTACCCAACATTGAAAAATCGATTATTAGAGTCATCGCGGGTGCCCTGCGGATAGGCCACAACGAAACCATTCTCGTCGGCAACTTGGTTCATGCCAGAGTAATTCATAATGTTATTCGCGGAACCGGTGTAACCGTGCATCACAATAACCAGTGGAGCGTATTGAGGCAGGTTCTCGGGGACGTGCAAAAAGTATCTTCGGCTGAGACCATCGTGAGACAGTGTTTGCCGCTCAGTTAATGACTCCGGAGAAACCCAGGGTTCACCACCATTATCAGGGTCAGAAGAGTCAGACGCATCTGAAACATCTGCAGCATCCGAGGTATCCGACGCATCTGAAGTATCTGGTGAAGTGGGATCACTTGTGTCACCCGGCGCGGTTGGGTCACTTGATTCTTGCGAATTTTCACCCGCTTGCTCTTCTCCAGTCGACTCTTCCAATGGTGTCGTCGTGCAGGCTATCAGGCCTGACGCTGCCCCAACAAAGAGAACTGAAAGTGAAATCTTAAAAGCTTTTTTAATCATGGAAATAATATTCCGGGCTTCATACACAAAATCAACCTCACCCCCTGAAAACTAGACAATTAGCCTAATAAGAACCCTCAATATAATACTCAAGTTCAGAGTGTTGAACCGAGTAACTCGCCTCACCCGCCACCTGCCAAGCACCATCAAGTAGCTCTAAAAGCTCGTTGTTTCGATAGCCGAATATAAATTCTTCGTTCTCGTACTCAGCAACCGTAAAACCCCCAACCTCACATGCCGCAGCCACATCAGTCACAATATTGATCCCCGTGTAGCGAACCAGAAATGCAAAATCACAACCATCGCATGCTGGAACCGACTCCAATGCAGCCACCGTCCATGAAGCCTCACACAAAATTTCCTCACCGCCACTCTCAGGATAGTAAACAACCCAAAATTCAGAGGTACCTTCGTATGATTCACCAGGCGTTACGCTTGCTTCCCCATAAATAAACGCTTCGTGGGTGATGGTCTCATCCGGATCTTCACCGGCCGTTTCGCTCTCATAGGACTCCCCCGCTGAACCCGGTGCTGCGGTGCTCGCGGAGCCTTCTGAGATATCTCCGCTAAGCCACGAATCCGTGAAGGGCGATTGTGGATTGCCTGGAGAACCAGCGTCTGCGCAGCCACCAAGAACAACCGCAACTGCACATAGAATCCAGCGTATCATGCAAATACTCCTTCCAATGGACCACGGCAATCAATCGTCACCCCTCCTATGCCGCGAATGGTCTCCAATGGCATGCTACTTACATCGAGGCCCATACTCTGGCAGACAGTTGTAAGAAGCTTTTGGTGCGGTACGCCCATGGAAGACGTCGTGCCTAAGTCCCATTGCCAACCCTCGTAAGGAGTATCTCGAGGATAGTGCATATAGCGGCCCATTTGCATACCTTGACCGCCCGCCATGACTGCAGGCCAACGGTCGAAACCGTGCGCACCATCGGCAACTTCCACTACCCACAAACACAACGTGTTATCCAGCATCGTGCCATTGCCCTCGGGTACAGCGTCAAGGGCACTTAAAATGGAAGCGAAATGCTGAGCATGAAGCTCGGTATAATGTGTCATGGCGGTTTGAGCATCCTCACTCAGATACACGTTATGAGCATACTCGTCATGGATATCGCCCATTCGGTCAGGGATAACGAGGTCGCCAGGAATTGTATCCATGGCCATGGTAAAGACGCGAGTGAGGTCACATGCAAAGGCGGTAGACATCATGTTCACGGTAGCCGCAAAGTCCTGCTCGTAACCAGCAATCCCAGAAGGAGTCGCCTGACTCGCATTGCATGTAAGTGTGCCTAGGCCCCTTACCTGCTGCTCGAGGTTGGAGACCAAGTCACGGTGCGTCTCCAATTTTACCTTATCTTCGCTGCTAAGCCGATTTGATAAGTTGGTATAACGCGACTTCACTTTATCCAGTAAGCTTCCATGTGCCTCAAGTAGCCGGCCAGAGCCCGACAAACCATTATCAGCCGTTAAACCAAAGAGTCGTTGATACGTGAGCCGAGGGTCGGTCTCAACAGGTAGAAGCTCCTTGGCACGACTGAAGTTGGTCATAGACGGTGGATCCCCGATACCGGTTTCAATCGACTTGAACCTATCGGACCGCGAAACGGCATTTGCAATACGCTGGTCAATCGAAGTAGCCCCCGCAAGAGGGATGCCTGAAACCAGTTCGCTTTTGGCTCCCGTGAGTGCGTGTACATAAGCAAGCTCATGCCTCAATCCCGAAGCGTCCGCCTCAGCCGAAACAAGCCCAAGCCCATCCACCACCATCAGCTTGTCACGATAGGCATGCAGCGGTCTTAAAGCCGTACTGAACTCACTTGCCGGAACGTTCGACAAATCTTTGGACCACCGCTGACCTTCTGGCAGTCCTGGCCAACGCATCTTCCACCCATCATACCAAGTGCCGTGTTGACTAAAAAACACCACCAAGCGCTGGGGAGGCGCGGGGTCAGCCGCGGCAGCGAGCTTCGGCATCAACGACGGCAAGAAAAGGCTACCACCTGCCAGGCCCAT includes the following:
- a CDS encoding prolyl oligopeptidase family serine peptidase; the encoded protein is MIKKAFKISLSVLFVGAASGLIACTTTPLEESTGEEQAGENSQESSDPTAPGDTSDPTSPDTSDASDTSDAADVSDASDSSDPDNGGEPWVSPESLTERQTLSHDGLSRRYFLHVPENLPQYAPLVIVMHGYTGSANNIMNYSGMNQVADENGFVVAYPQGTRDDSNNRFFNVGYDFHGDVQVDDVGFIKEIISSLRQTYSLSETNVFATGMSNGADMSYLLACEASDVFKAIAPVAGMILQSIYDRCEPQSPMPVFEIHGTEDYVTYWEGDMDNDDGWGAYPDMRTMIDFWVNLNGLEQSETTDIEDTNTNDGSSVVFERYWSDSTVNEVWFYKVMGGGHDWPGAEGNMDIDSSTDMWMFFSKYLED
- a CDS encoding DUF1552 domain-containing protein is translated as MSKKLNVNRREFLAAMGLAGGSLFLPSLMPKLAAAADPAPPQRLVVFFSQHGTWYDGWKMRWPGLPEGQRWSKDLSNVPASEFSTALRPLHAYRDKLMVVDGLGLVSAEADASGLRHELAYVHALTGAKSELVSGIPLAGATSIDQRIANAVSRSDRFKSIETGIGDPPSMTNFSRAKELLPVETDPRLTYQRLFGLTADNGLSGSGRLLEAHGSLLDKVKSRYTNLSNRLSSEDKVKLETHRDLVSNLEQQVRGLGTLTCNASQATPSGIAGYEQDFAATVNMMSTAFACDLTRVFTMAMDTIPGDLVIPDRMGDIHDEYAHNVYLSEDAQTAMTHYTELHAQHFASILSALDAVPEGNGTMLDNTLCLWVVEVADGAHGFDRWPAVMAGGQGMQMGRYMHYPRDTPYEGWQWDLGTTSSMGVPHQKLLTTVCQSMGLDVSSMPLETIRGIGGVTIDCRGPLEGVFA